The following proteins come from a genomic window of Populus nigra chromosome 6, ddPopNigr1.1, whole genome shotgun sequence:
- the LOC133697288 gene encoding BAHD acyltransferase At5g47980-like yields the protein MSVLLRIEIMQRETIKPSSPTPLHLRSLKLSLLDQFMPVVHIPLLLFYPRNGNDTDHLAKATERSLLLKTSLSEALTHFYPFAGRLKDNSSIECDDHGAEYIEARIHCILSDILKKPDTEVLKQLLPAAISEAATARDSQLLVQANFFDCGGLAIGVNLSHKVADAATVTSFIKCWAATARRSSTEVVISPVFMGASIFPQMDLPIPMLPVDLIQGESVMKRFVFEAPKITALKAKAISASVPDPTRVESVTALIWKCAMSASRSNLGVPRKSVLSLGVNIRKRLVPTLPDNYGGNYVGSISARMEDHDDLELQGIVSRIRKDLIDFGENYAKITQGDDTSLAICKAVEEFGKMAMSKDIDYYNCTSWCRFELYDADFGWGKPTWLSTVFTIELKNLLCLIDTRDGDGIEACISLSPEDMALFESNKELLEFAAANHSVSV from the coding sequence ATGTCTGTGCTACTGAGAATCGAGATCATGCAGAGAGAAACCATCAAACCATCCTCTCCAACGCCCCTTCACTTAAGAAGTCTCAAGCTCTCTCTTCTGGACCAGTTCATGCCAGTAGTTCACATTCCACTGCTGCTATTTTACCCCAGGAATGGAAACGACACTGATCACCTAGCCAAAGCCACGGAAAGGTCACTGCTACTAAAGACCTCACTGTCTGAAGCCTTGACTCATTTTTATCCATTCGCAGGCAGACTCAAAGACAATTCGTCCATTGAATGTGATGACCATGGGGCTGAATATATCGAGGCTCGAATCCATTGTATTCTCTCTGATATTCTCAAAAAGCCTGATACTGAAGTGCTAAAACAACTCCTGCCTGCAGCTATAAGTGAAGCAGCCACGGCCAGGGATAGTCAATTACTTGTCCAAGCTAATTTCTTTGATTGTGGTGGCTTGGCAATTGGGGTgaatctttctcacaaggttgcAGATGCAGCCACGGTAACATCATTCATCAAGTGCTGGGCTGCAACCGCTCGCAGGTCGAGTACTGAGGTGGTGATCAGTCCAGTGTTCATGGGTGCTTCTATTTTCCCACAAATGGATTTACCAATCCCAATGCTTCCAGTAGATTTGATTCAAGGAGAGTCTGTCATGAAAAGGTTTGTGTTTGAAGCTCCCAAAATTACTGCGCTCAAGGCTAAAGCCATCAGTGCAAGCGTGCCAGATCCAACACGGGTGGAATCTGTAACAGCGTTGATCTGGAAATGTGCGATGAGCGCATCAAGATCAAACTTGGGGGTTCCTAGAAAATCTGTGTTGTCTCTTGGCGTGAATATTCGGAAGAGGCTTGTGCCAACCTTACCAGACAACTACGGTGGGAACTACGTAGGTAGTATATCAGCGAGGATGGAGGATCATGATGATTTAGAATTGCAAGGTATAGTGAGCCGTATAAGGAAAGATCTTATAGATTTTGGTGAAAATTATGCTAAAATAACCCAAGGGGATGATACTTCGTTAGCAATTTGCAAGGCGGTAGAAGAGTTTGGAAAGATGGCCATGAGCAAAGATATTGACTACTATAACTGCACCAGTTGGTGTAGATTTGAACTTTATGATGCTGATTTCGGATGGGGAAAACCAACATGGTTGAGTACTGTTTTCACTATAGAGCTGAAAAATCTTTTGTGTTTGATCGACACAAGGGATGGTGATGGAATAGAAGCGTGTATAAGCTTGAGTCCAGAAGACATGGCCTTGTTCGAATCCAACAAGGAGCTGCTTGAGTTTGCTGCTGCAAATCATAGTGTATCAGTTTAG
- the LOC133696688 gene encoding uncharacterized protein LOC133696688 yields the protein MVEMATGSSTTTIQNSGASLSSSESILTNYPLISAFLAFAIAQSIKFFTSWYKERRWDLKQLVGSGGMPSSHSATVAALAMAVGFQEGFGGSLFSIALILACVVMYDATGVRLQAGRQAEVLNQILYELPAEHPLSESRPLRELLGHTPPQVIAGGLLGLVTAVIGHLITILTTSRS from the exons ATGGTTGAGATGGCGACTGGGTCGTCGACGACGACGATCCAAAACTCGGGGGCTTCTTTATCGTCGTCGGAGTCAATATTGACGAATTATCCACTGATCTCTGCTTTTCTTGCCTTCGCTATTGCCCAATCTATCAAGTTTTTCACCTCCTG GTATAAGGAAAGACGATGGGATCTTAAGCAACTAGTTGGATCTGGTGGAATGCCATCCTCACATTCTGCTACAGTTGCTGCTCTTGCCATGGCCGTTGGATTCCAAGAGGGCTTCGGAGGATCGTTGTTTTCGATTGCATTGATATTAGCATGcgtt GTGATGTATGATGCAACAGGTGTAAGACTACAGGCTGGACGCCAAGCAGAG GTCCTGAATCAAATCCTGTATGAACTTCCTGCTGAACATCCTCTTTCTGAGAGCAGACCGCTGCGTGAACTTCTTGGGCACACCCCGCCTCAG gtTATTGCTGGCGGTTTGCTTGGTCTTGTCACAGCAGTTATTGGCCATCTGATCACGATCCTGACAACTAGTCGAAGTTGA